GGCGCCATTGGTGGTGGATGCATTGCGGCTGTAAACATCAAGCCGCCGCCGGTCGCTAGCATAGCGAATTCCACCGACGAACTGGATCTGGTTGGTTATCGAATAGGTCACTTGGCCGAATACCGCGAGATTCCGGTTGAACGCCGTTCCATCGGTTATAGTAAAGTTTGGCCCGAGCGGGTAGACGAAGTGAGAAATTACTTCATCTCTACCTTTTTCAGAAAAATAATAGGCGCCAACTATCCAGTCTAGGTCGTTGTCCAGCGCTTTGCCGTAAAACTGTAGTTCTTGACTGAATTGATGTTGCTTGGACGAATTGCGGTATATCTGCAGCATCTCGAACGGCGTGGCGTCTTGGTCGAGGTTGTTAAGTGTGCGGTTCACCTCGCGATAAGCCGTAATTGACTTAATGCTTGTTTCCCCGATCGCGCCCTCGACCACCAGCGAGCTCCCCCAACTGCGGGACATTAATGGGCCCTTCGTCTGGGAGCTCGGTCGGGTGCTAAATGGACTGACGAACTGAGCGGCCGTTTGCGTTCCGCCCGAGACTGTTTTTGCGAGCGTCTCGCCAATGGGGAAGGTTTTGAGCAAGGTGAACCATTGTCCGTCTGAGTGCAGAATCGGAGTAGTCGGCACTGGCCAGCAGTTGCCATCCATCTGCCACGTCAGCTCTGAGCGAGGCCCGTCCATATTCCTGATTCTGGCCGTTAAGGTCCGCGCCAGTGACCGCGCTCTTAGCATAGCCATCGTGCTGGGTATGACTTCCAACTACGCGGATGGCGGCTTCCTCCCCGAGCGGGATGTTAAGAACGCTGGTGAGTGACAGGGTATTGAAATTGCCAATTCGGCCGCTGACCATTCCCTCAAATTTGTCCGTCGGGTGGTTGGGTGTGATGGAGACTGCCCCGCCGATGGTATTACGGCCAAACAACGTTCCTTGCGGACCGCGCAGCACCTCCACCCGTTCGACGTCGAGGAACGCCATGTTGCCGCCCGTGAATCGGCCCAGGTAGACCCCATCAATATATATTCCAACAGCCGGATCGACGGCCGCGACGATGTCTTGTGCAACCTGTCCGCGAATTGTGAGCAACTGACTGGACCCGTCGCCGAACGGAGCAGCCGAAAGGCTTGGTGCGATGCGTTGCAGCGATTCCACGTCTGAAATTTGGCGCGTTTCCAGCGTGTTTGCCTGAAGCGCAGTGACGGCAACAGGAACGTTCATGAGGTTTTCCTCACGTCGGGTCGCAGTTACAATGATCTCCTGCAGCCCGTCCTTGCTCGCGTCACGTTCGTTTTGCGCAAGCGCGAGCCCACCGTGGAGCACCGCCGCTGCGCTAGCGACGCCAGAAAGCAATCTCCAATATTTTCGCCCTAGCATAGTCACCACCCTATATAGTCTGGAGTGCGAAAAGATCGTGACATTCTCGTGCATATGTCGCCGGTCTGTTCGGTAGTTTGTTTTATCCCGATTTATCGGAGCGCGAAGTATAAAGTAAGTCGATTCATCGTGATGGGAAAAGTCTGCCAATTGCGCCGGGCATGATTAGAGAAATCAAACTAGAATCTAAACTCTGCCCGCACGCCATACGTGCGAGGATCGCCGTAGTTTCCGCCATCTGCGAAATTGGAAACGAGGAAATTTGCCAGATAGGCCTTGTCGGTCAGGTTCTTTCCCCAAAGAACCAGTCGAAGACCTTCCAGCGCCGAGGGTGAAAAGGCCAGCTCACCGGAAACCGTTGCGTAGTGGCTCGGCCCCAGCCGGTTCGACACTTCGTAGCCATAGCCATCGTTGTAATATACAGATCCAAACGCCTCGACGCGACCGGCACTGATCTTCACAGTGTAGTTCGCGGAGAATGTCGCGGTGACTTTGGGAGTGCGCAGCATCCTCTTGCCGCTCAGGTCAACTGCGATTGTGTCATTGGCGCCGCCGGTCGCGTTAAGCGTACCTGCCGGAAGGTGTGGCACGAAGACCTGTGCGCCGGGAAACTTGCGGTATTTGCCGTCAAGCAGGCTGATACCGCCCGCCAAGGTCAGTTGGGGCGTTACAGCCCAGTTTAGGTCGACATCCACTCCCTTGATTCTAGCTGACGCGGCATTTTGCTGGATGTAAACTGGCGGCGCATAGGCGACGACCTGCAGGTCCTTATAGTCATAGTAGAAGGCGGCCAAATTGAAATGAACGCCGGGAAGAGGGGTCCCCTTGTAACCGACCTCGTAGGCAGTGATTACCTCGGGATTGACTGGATCCTGGCTCAGGTTGGCCGCGTTGATCACTCCGCTCTTGAAGCCCTGGCTGTAGCTTGCATAGATATTCGAATGTTGATCGAGCTCATACCGTGCCGTCACCCGCGGGGTAAACTTCGAGAAGCTTGCTGGTCCTTTCGGCCGCTCCTCTAAATTGCCGGTCGTGAAGTTTTTTGCGAAACCGTGCTGCTTCTCGTACGTGAAGCGGCCGCCAGCGGTTAGAACTAGCGATGACGTTGGACGATACGTTATCTCAGCGTATCCAGCATAGACTTCCTTGTCGAGCCGCTGCCAGTTCTCAAGCAGGAAGGTTGGCGCTATTGGCGCGCTCGGGGGGAGGTTGGGTGACCTTAGTCGAAAGATATTGGGGAACAGCTCCTCGGTTCCGGTCAGGTACAGCCCGCCGACGATGAAGCTTACGGGTCCCATATCCTTCGATACGAAGTTCATTTCCTGAACGAAGTAGTGGCCGCTATTGGTCGCTTGAGATTCTGCAAAGTTTGTGGGGCTATAATCGACGTCGGCTAGCCAGTTTATTCGGTTATTCGTGTATGCGGTCATAGTGTTTAGCGTGCCCGGACCGACATCGATCTCGGCATGGATATTTCCACCGTAGACCCTGGCTGTGAAGAATACGTCGGGGTTAGTTCCGAAATTCTTGGCGCTCGTCACACGCGGTGCGCCAGGGATCAGCACATAGCCCGTCGAATTCCCATTCAGCGCGAACCCAGCATATG
The window above is part of the Novosphingobium sp. G106 genome. Proteins encoded here:
- a CDS encoding TonB-dependent receptor plug domain-containing protein, with product MNVPVAVTALQANTLETRQISDVESLQRIAPSLSAAPFGDGSSQLLTIRGQVAQDIVAAVDPAVGIYIDGVYLGRFTGGNMAFLDVERVEVLRGPQGTLFGRNTIGGAVSITPNHPTDKFEGMVSGRIGNFNTLSLTSVLNIPLGEEAAIRVVGSHTQHDGYAKSAVTGADLNGQNQEYGRASLRADVADGWQLLASADYSDSALRRTMVHLAQNLPHWRDARKNSLGRNANGRSVRQSI
- a CDS encoding TonB-dependent receptor translates to MNSTGPQFRSALFAGAILLLPAKTFAQTEVKGPAAQAVDTGSDIVVTAQRRSELLQDVPMSIKVLSADDLARSGVNSTSDIAQVAPSVVMQLQGGFLQPAIRGVSSTGANVGDNSNVAIYLDGVYQPQQSATQMDLPDVQSIEVLKGPQGSLYGQNATGGAILISTMAPSFDITGKISASYGNYNDINVRGFVSGPINNNIAASLSGGIQNRDGFRTHIVTGQRESGLESAVARGKLLFELSETARVTVTGFYSKRTDSSAYAGFALNGNSTGYVLIPGAPRVTSAKNFGTNPDVFFTARVYGGNIHAEIDVGPGTLNTMTAYTNNRINWLADVDYSPTNFAESQATNSGHYFVQEMNFVSKDMGPVSFIVGGLYLTGTEELFPNIFRLRSPNLPPSAPIAPTFLLENWQRLDKEVYAGYAEITYRPTSSLVLTAGGRFTYEKQHGFAKNFTTGNLEERPKGPASFSKFTPRVTARYELDQHSNIYASYSQGFKSGVINAANLSQDPVNPEVITAYEVGYKGTPLPGVHFNLAAFYYDYKDLQVVAYAPPVYIQQNAASARIKGVDVDLNWAVTPQLTLAGGISLLDGKYRKFPGAQVFVPHLPAGTLNATGGANDTIAVDLSGKRMLRTPKVTATFSANYTVKISAGRVEAFGSVYYNDGYGYEVSNRLGPSHYATVSGELAFSPSALEGLRLVLWGKNLTDKAYLANFLVSNFADGGNYGDPRTYGVRAEFRF